One window from the genome of Mauremys mutica isolate MM-2020 ecotype Southern chromosome 4, ASM2049712v1, whole genome shotgun sequence encodes:
- the LOC123369674 gene encoding late histone H2A.1-like has translation MKTLEPIDRMSGHGKRKAKPWSSRSQSKRAGLQFPVSRIHRYLKKGHYAVRISPSAAVYLASVLQYLSAEVLEAAGYVTQAKGYHRIMPRHILLGIKCDDELHKLFNHVTIPQGGVPPRIEKPLLTKKTNKKSVHRKRAAPC, from the exons ATGAAAACCTTAGAG CCTATTGACAGAATGTCTGGGCATGGCAAGAGGAAGGCAAAGCCCTGGTCTTCAAGATCCCAGTCAAAGAGGGCTGGTTTGCAATTCCCCGTGAGCCGTATCCACCGATACCTGAAGAAGGGGCACTATGCCGTGAGAATAAGCCCCAGTGCTGCAGTCTACCTGGCCTCTGTGCTACAGTACCTGAGTGCCGAAGTGCTGGAGGCAGCAGGTTACGTGACCCAAGCAAAGGGGTACCACCGCATCATGCCAAGGCACATCCTGTTGGGCATTAAGTGTGATGACGAACTGCATAAACTGTTCAACCATGTGACTATTCCACAAGGAGGTGTCCCACCCAGAATTGAGAAGCCACTTCTGACCAAGAAAACCAACAAAAAGTCTGTGCATAGAAAGAGAGCTGCCCCCTGCTAG